A window of the Salvelinus fontinalis isolate EN_2023a chromosome 26, ASM2944872v1, whole genome shotgun sequence genome harbors these coding sequences:
- the LOC129824246 gene encoding DDB1- and CUL4-associated factor 8-like isoform X3: MAEADVCFSDGSEEPDPGEDQRGEGDASAATEGHSGSQAAPREAGEEAKDKLMPDAKVARVPGQEEEEDTDSMDGSGLYSLTEEGERESEGGRRERVNERDAGKRAARKRNRPSGGTTHHSSSSDEDDDDEEEEEDQEEEEDEQAMDAWLGAELRDLSGPSWRAVPSLKSREIGRGSHQFVRRVCGARGLVQRLELQGRLERHTGCVNTLHFNPSGTRLASGSDDLRVVVWDWARRRAELEFDSGHKSNVFQAKFLPHSGDSTLAMCARDGQIRVAELSATQRCKNTKRVAQHKGAAHKLALEPDSPCSFLSAGEDAIVFAIDLRLDRPANKLVVVKEGDKKVGLYTIFVNPVNTHHFAVGGRDQYVRIYDQRKINENENNGVLKKFCPSHLVSSESKTNITCLVYSHDGTELLTSYNDEDIYLFDSSHGDGADYRRRYKGHRNNATVKGVNFYGPSSEFVISGSDCGHIYLWDKVSARIVQFMEGDRGGVVNCLEPHPHLPGLATSGLDHDVKLWSPTAENLTGLKGLKDVMRKNKRERDEDSVRHGDQYDTQLLWFLMRHMRNRRPQRTRREGAEGDTDESWSSPDSSDEEDGGPDHVQCMSS, encoded by the exons ATGGCAGAGGCAGATG TTTGTTTTTCAGATGGGTCCGAGGAGCCAGATCCAGGAGAAGACCAGCGAGGGGAGGGAGATGCTTCTGCAGCCACAGAGGGCCACTCTGGCTCTCAAGCAG CTCCcagagaggcaggagaggaggctAAGGACAAGCTAATGCCAGATGCTAAGGTTGCAAGGGTGcctggacaggaggaggaggaggacacagaCAGCATGGACGGCAGTGGCCTCTACTCCCTGACCGaggaaggggagcgagagagcgagggaggtagaagagagagagtgaatgagagggATGCAGGAAAGCGGGCCGCCAGAAAGAGGAACCGCCCAAGTGGTGGCACCACCCACCACTCCTCCAGCTCTGACGAGGATGACgatgatgaggaagaggaggaagatcaagaggaggaagaggatgagcagGCCATGGACGCGTGGTTGGGGGCGGAGCTGCGTGACCTCAGCGGGCCGTCATGGCGGGCGGTGCCCTCCCTGAAGTCGAGGGAGATTGGCCGGGGCTCGCACCAGTTTGTGAGGCGTGTGTGTGGTGCACGAGGCTTGGTCCAGAGGCTGGAGCTCCAGGGGCGCCTGGAGAGACACACTGGCTGTGTGAACACCCTGCACTTCAACCCCTCAGGCACACGCCTGGCCTCCGGCAGTGATGACCTGCGGGTGGTAGTGTGGGACTGGGCACGTCGCCGTGCTGAGCTCGAGTTTGACAGCGGGCATAAGAGTAACGTCTTTCAG GCAAAGTTCCTGCCACACAGTGGAGACTCCACCCTGGCCATGTGTGCCCGGGATGGTCAGATCAGAGTGGCTGAGCTCTCTGCCACTCAGCGCTGCAAGAACACCAAGAGAGTGGCTCAGCATAAAGGGGCAGCACACAAG ctGGCCCTGGAGCCAGACTCTCCCTGCTCCTTCCTGTCGGCTGGGGAGGACGCCATAGTGTTTGCCATCGACCTGCGCCTCGACCGGCCTGCCAA TAAACTGGTGGTGGTGAAGGAGGGGGATAAGAAAGTGGGGTTGTACACCATATTTGTGAACCCTGTCAACACACACCACTTTGCTGTGGGTGGGAGAGATCAGTATGTTAG GATCTATGACCAGAGGAAGATTAATGAGAATGAAAATAATGGCGTACTGAAGAAGTTCTGTCCATCTCACCTGGTATCCAGCGAGTCCAAAACTAACATTACCTGCTTAGTGTACAGTCATGATGGCACAG AGCTCCTCACTAGTTACAACGATGAGGATATCTACTTGTTTGACTCCAGCCACGGTGACGGTGCAGACTACCGCAGGAGATACAAGGGCCATCGCAACAACGCTACAG TGAAAGGGGTGAACTTCTATGGCCCTAGCAGTGAGTTTGTGATCAGTGGCAGTGACTGTGGACACATCTACCTGTGGGACAAGGTCTCCGCTCGCATTGTCCAGTTCATGGAGGGAGACCGAGGAggagtg GTCAACTGCCTGGAGCCCCACCCTCACCTCCCAGGTCTGGCCACCAGTGGTCTGGATCATGACGTTAAACTGTGGTCCCCCACTGCCGAGAATCTCACAGGGCTCAAGGGCCTCAAAGAT GTGATGAGGAAGAACAAGCGTGAGCGTGATGAGGACAGTGTTCGCCATGGAGACCAGTACGACACACAGCTCCTATGGTTCCTCATGAGGCACATGAGAAACAGACGGCCCCAGAGG ACACGTCGCGAGGGTGCAGAGGGAGACACTGATGAATCGTGGAGCTCTCCAGATTCCTCTGATGAAGAGGACGGAGGGCCAGACCACGTCCAGTGCATGTCCTCTTGA
- the LOC129824246 gene encoding DDB1- and CUL4-associated factor 8-like isoform X1: MAEADGKSSVLNVCFSDGSEEPDPGEDQRGEGDASAATEGHSGSQAAPREAGEEAKDKLMPDAKVARVPGQEEEEDTDSMDGSGLYSLTEEGERESEGGRRERVNERDAGKRAARKRNRPSGGTTHHSSSSDEDDDDEEEEEDQEEEEDEQAMDAWLGAELRDLSGPSWRAVPSLKSREIGRGSHQFVRRVCGARGLVQRLELQGRLERHTGCVNTLHFNPSGTRLASGSDDLRVVVWDWARRRAELEFDSGHKSNVFQAKFLPHSGDSTLAMCARDGQIRVAELSATQRCKNTKRVAQHKGAAHKLALEPDSPCSFLSAGEDAIVFAIDLRLDRPANKLVVVKEGDKKVGLYTIFVNPVNTHHFAVGGRDQYVRIYDQRKINENENNGVLKKFCPSHLVSSESKTNITCLVYSHDGTELLTSYNDEDIYLFDSSHGDGADYRRRYKGHRNNATVKGVNFYGPSSEFVISGSDCGHIYLWDKVSARIVQFMEGDRGGVVNCLEPHPHLPGLATSGLDHDVKLWSPTAENLTGLKGLKDVMRKNKRERDEDSVRHGDQYDTQLLWFLMRHMRNRRPQRTRREGAEGDTDESWSSPDSSDEEDGGPDHVQCMSS; the protein is encoded by the exons ATGGCAGAGGCAGATGGTAAATCCAGTGTGCTTAACG TTTGTTTTTCAGATGGGTCCGAGGAGCCAGATCCAGGAGAAGACCAGCGAGGGGAGGGAGATGCTTCTGCAGCCACAGAGGGCCACTCTGGCTCTCAAGCAG CTCCcagagaggcaggagaggaggctAAGGACAAGCTAATGCCAGATGCTAAGGTTGCAAGGGTGcctggacaggaggaggaggaggacacagaCAGCATGGACGGCAGTGGCCTCTACTCCCTGACCGaggaaggggagcgagagagcgagggaggtagaagagagagagtgaatgagagggATGCAGGAAAGCGGGCCGCCAGAAAGAGGAACCGCCCAAGTGGTGGCACCACCCACCACTCCTCCAGCTCTGACGAGGATGACgatgatgaggaagaggaggaagatcaagaggaggaagaggatgagcagGCCATGGACGCGTGGTTGGGGGCGGAGCTGCGTGACCTCAGCGGGCCGTCATGGCGGGCGGTGCCCTCCCTGAAGTCGAGGGAGATTGGCCGGGGCTCGCACCAGTTTGTGAGGCGTGTGTGTGGTGCACGAGGCTTGGTCCAGAGGCTGGAGCTCCAGGGGCGCCTGGAGAGACACACTGGCTGTGTGAACACCCTGCACTTCAACCCCTCAGGCACACGCCTGGCCTCCGGCAGTGATGACCTGCGGGTGGTAGTGTGGGACTGGGCACGTCGCCGTGCTGAGCTCGAGTTTGACAGCGGGCATAAGAGTAACGTCTTTCAG GCAAAGTTCCTGCCACACAGTGGAGACTCCACCCTGGCCATGTGTGCCCGGGATGGTCAGATCAGAGTGGCTGAGCTCTCTGCCACTCAGCGCTGCAAGAACACCAAGAGAGTGGCTCAGCATAAAGGGGCAGCACACAAG ctGGCCCTGGAGCCAGACTCTCCCTGCTCCTTCCTGTCGGCTGGGGAGGACGCCATAGTGTTTGCCATCGACCTGCGCCTCGACCGGCCTGCCAA TAAACTGGTGGTGGTGAAGGAGGGGGATAAGAAAGTGGGGTTGTACACCATATTTGTGAACCCTGTCAACACACACCACTTTGCTGTGGGTGGGAGAGATCAGTATGTTAG GATCTATGACCAGAGGAAGATTAATGAGAATGAAAATAATGGCGTACTGAAGAAGTTCTGTCCATCTCACCTGGTATCCAGCGAGTCCAAAACTAACATTACCTGCTTAGTGTACAGTCATGATGGCACAG AGCTCCTCACTAGTTACAACGATGAGGATATCTACTTGTTTGACTCCAGCCACGGTGACGGTGCAGACTACCGCAGGAGATACAAGGGCCATCGCAACAACGCTACAG TGAAAGGGGTGAACTTCTATGGCCCTAGCAGTGAGTTTGTGATCAGTGGCAGTGACTGTGGACACATCTACCTGTGGGACAAGGTCTCCGCTCGCATTGTCCAGTTCATGGAGGGAGACCGAGGAggagtg GTCAACTGCCTGGAGCCCCACCCTCACCTCCCAGGTCTGGCCACCAGTGGTCTGGATCATGACGTTAAACTGTGGTCCCCCACTGCCGAGAATCTCACAGGGCTCAAGGGCCTCAAAGAT GTGATGAGGAAGAACAAGCGTGAGCGTGATGAGGACAGTGTTCGCCATGGAGACCAGTACGACACACAGCTCCTATGGTTCCTCATGAGGCACATGAGAAACAGACGGCCCCAGAGG ACACGTCGCGAGGGTGCAGAGGGAGACACTGATGAATCGTGGAGCTCTCCAGATTCCTCTGATGAAGAGGACGGAGGGCCAGACCACGTCCAGTGCATGTCCTCTTGA
- the LOC129824246 gene encoding DDB1- and CUL4-associated factor 8-like isoform X2 — MAEADGKSSVLNDGSEEPDPGEDQRGEGDASAATEGHSGSQAAPREAGEEAKDKLMPDAKVARVPGQEEEEDTDSMDGSGLYSLTEEGERESEGGRRERVNERDAGKRAARKRNRPSGGTTHHSSSSDEDDDDEEEEEDQEEEEDEQAMDAWLGAELRDLSGPSWRAVPSLKSREIGRGSHQFVRRVCGARGLVQRLELQGRLERHTGCVNTLHFNPSGTRLASGSDDLRVVVWDWARRRAELEFDSGHKSNVFQAKFLPHSGDSTLAMCARDGQIRVAELSATQRCKNTKRVAQHKGAAHKLALEPDSPCSFLSAGEDAIVFAIDLRLDRPANKLVVVKEGDKKVGLYTIFVNPVNTHHFAVGGRDQYVRIYDQRKINENENNGVLKKFCPSHLVSSESKTNITCLVYSHDGTELLTSYNDEDIYLFDSSHGDGADYRRRYKGHRNNATVKGVNFYGPSSEFVISGSDCGHIYLWDKVSARIVQFMEGDRGGVVNCLEPHPHLPGLATSGLDHDVKLWSPTAENLTGLKGLKDVMRKNKRERDEDSVRHGDQYDTQLLWFLMRHMRNRRPQRTRREGAEGDTDESWSSPDSSDEEDGGPDHVQCMSS, encoded by the exons ATGGCAGAGGCAGATGGTAAATCCAGTGTGCTTAACG ATGGGTCCGAGGAGCCAGATCCAGGAGAAGACCAGCGAGGGGAGGGAGATGCTTCTGCAGCCACAGAGGGCCACTCTGGCTCTCAAGCAG CTCCcagagaggcaggagaggaggctAAGGACAAGCTAATGCCAGATGCTAAGGTTGCAAGGGTGcctggacaggaggaggaggaggacacagaCAGCATGGACGGCAGTGGCCTCTACTCCCTGACCGaggaaggggagcgagagagcgagggaggtagaagagagagagtgaatgagagggATGCAGGAAAGCGGGCCGCCAGAAAGAGGAACCGCCCAAGTGGTGGCACCACCCACCACTCCTCCAGCTCTGACGAGGATGACgatgatgaggaagaggaggaagatcaagaggaggaagaggatgagcagGCCATGGACGCGTGGTTGGGGGCGGAGCTGCGTGACCTCAGCGGGCCGTCATGGCGGGCGGTGCCCTCCCTGAAGTCGAGGGAGATTGGCCGGGGCTCGCACCAGTTTGTGAGGCGTGTGTGTGGTGCACGAGGCTTGGTCCAGAGGCTGGAGCTCCAGGGGCGCCTGGAGAGACACACTGGCTGTGTGAACACCCTGCACTTCAACCCCTCAGGCACACGCCTGGCCTCCGGCAGTGATGACCTGCGGGTGGTAGTGTGGGACTGGGCACGTCGCCGTGCTGAGCTCGAGTTTGACAGCGGGCATAAGAGTAACGTCTTTCAG GCAAAGTTCCTGCCACACAGTGGAGACTCCACCCTGGCCATGTGTGCCCGGGATGGTCAGATCAGAGTGGCTGAGCTCTCTGCCACTCAGCGCTGCAAGAACACCAAGAGAGTGGCTCAGCATAAAGGGGCAGCACACAAG ctGGCCCTGGAGCCAGACTCTCCCTGCTCCTTCCTGTCGGCTGGGGAGGACGCCATAGTGTTTGCCATCGACCTGCGCCTCGACCGGCCTGCCAA TAAACTGGTGGTGGTGAAGGAGGGGGATAAGAAAGTGGGGTTGTACACCATATTTGTGAACCCTGTCAACACACACCACTTTGCTGTGGGTGGGAGAGATCAGTATGTTAG GATCTATGACCAGAGGAAGATTAATGAGAATGAAAATAATGGCGTACTGAAGAAGTTCTGTCCATCTCACCTGGTATCCAGCGAGTCCAAAACTAACATTACCTGCTTAGTGTACAGTCATGATGGCACAG AGCTCCTCACTAGTTACAACGATGAGGATATCTACTTGTTTGACTCCAGCCACGGTGACGGTGCAGACTACCGCAGGAGATACAAGGGCCATCGCAACAACGCTACAG TGAAAGGGGTGAACTTCTATGGCCCTAGCAGTGAGTTTGTGATCAGTGGCAGTGACTGTGGACACATCTACCTGTGGGACAAGGTCTCCGCTCGCATTGTCCAGTTCATGGAGGGAGACCGAGGAggagtg GTCAACTGCCTGGAGCCCCACCCTCACCTCCCAGGTCTGGCCACCAGTGGTCTGGATCATGACGTTAAACTGTGGTCCCCCACTGCCGAGAATCTCACAGGGCTCAAGGGCCTCAAAGAT GTGATGAGGAAGAACAAGCGTGAGCGTGATGAGGACAGTGTTCGCCATGGAGACCAGTACGACACACAGCTCCTATGGTTCCTCATGAGGCACATGAGAAACAGACGGCCCCAGAGG ACACGTCGCGAGGGTGCAGAGGGAGACACTGATGAATCGTGGAGCTCTCCAGATTCCTCTGATGAAGAGGACGGAGGGCCAGACCACGTCCAGTGCATGTCCTCTTGA